Proteins encoded together in one Procambarus clarkii isolate CNS0578487 chromosome 67, FALCON_Pclarkii_2.0, whole genome shotgun sequence window:
- the LOC123767535 gene encoding 8-oxo-dGDP phosphatase NUDT18 isoform X2, producing the protein MDSVEGNIKLLLQGKDVEESQEFCDFTLDMQNEVTAKGVAPSTPADFTPTLRDNVCYIVAAVLVNDQGHVLMMQEAKSSCAGKWYLPAGRMEAGETIVEAAKREVLEETGLETDITTLLMVESASGSWFRFVVTGNVLGGTLKTPACADKESLQAKWVEDLGELSLRGNDIYPLIQRAKQYCARQEEPWHPVLLPINKPHTRLLLRLVIAIRKRVNNRLCVLTSDKTATHLPVTEVNPVRSLHSTLRKYMTEIFGSDLPPHRPQGVLNVELKTSSPSGNHDGMCLTLLVPIRKALEDVPLIDKYSWIELPKPIGEDLLNRMGKNMTVPLNVIRVSTLIN; encoded by the exons ATGGATTCCGTCGAGGGGAACATAAAGTTGCTTCTGCAGGGGAAAGATGTGGAGGAGTCTCAGGAGTTCTGTGACTTCACCCTCGATATGCAGAACGAGGTGACAG CGAAGGGTgtggcaccatcaacaccagcagaCTTTACTCCAACACTGCGAGACAATGTATGCTACATTGTGGCAGCTGTACTAGTGAATGACCAGGGCCATGTCCTCATGATGCAGGAGGCTAAGAG CTCATGTGCTGGGAAGTGGTACCTCCCTGCTGGACGAATGGAGGCTGGAGAGACTATCGTG GAAGCAGCCAAAAGGGAAGTCCTCGAGGAAACAGGTTTGGAGACAGACATCACCACCCTGTTAATGGTTGAGTCTGCCTCTGGATCATGGTTCAGATTTGTTGTCACTGGCAATGTGTTAG GTGGAACACTCAAGACCCCTGCATGTGCTGACAAGGAGTCATTGCAGGCCAAATGGGTAGAAGATCTAGGAGAACTCAGTTTGCGAGGCAATGACATCTACCCATTGATTCAGCGTGCCAAACAGTATTGTGCACGGCAAGAAGAGCCATGGCATCCTGTATTACTGCCTATTAACAAACCTCATACAAGGTTGCTGCTCAGATTGGTCATTGCTATTCGAAAGAGAGTTAA CAACAGACTGTGTGTCTTGACCAGTGACAAAACCGCAACTCACCTCCCGGTAACTGAGGTTAACCCTGTGAGGTCCCTGCACTCAACTCTAAGGAAGTACATGACG GAAATTTTTGGCTCAGATCTACCACCTCATAGACCTCAAGGTGTTCTGAATGTAGAGCTAAAGACTAGTTCACCAAGTGGTAACCACGATGGAATGTGCCTAACACTGCTTGTTCCTATTCGTAAAGCACTTGAGGATGTACCTCTTATTGACAAATACTCCTGGATTGAACTGCCCAAACCTATTGGAGAAGATCTGCTGAATCGGATGGGCAAAAATATGACCGTGCCTTTGAACGTCATACG
- the LOC123767535 gene encoding 8-oxo-dGDP phosphatase NUDT18 isoform X1 produces the protein MDSVEGNIKLLLQGKDVEESQEFCDFTLDMQNEVTAAKGVAPSTPADFTPTLRDNVCYIVAAVLVNDQGHVLMMQEAKSSCAGKWYLPAGRMEAGETIVEAAKREVLEETGLETDITTLLMVESASGSWFRFVVTGNVLGGTLKTPACADKESLQAKWVEDLGELSLRGNDIYPLIQRAKQYCARQEEPWHPVLLPINKPHTRLLLRLVIAIRKRVNNRLCVLTSDKTATHLPVTEVNPVRSLHSTLRKYMTEIFGSDLPPHRPQGVLNVELKTSSPSGNHDGMCLTLLVPIRKALEDVPLIDKYSWIELPKPIGEDLLNRMGKNMTVPLNVIRYWESCA, from the exons ATGGATTCCGTCGAGGGGAACATAAAGTTGCTTCTGCAGGGGAAAGATGTGGAGGAGTCTCAGGAGTTCTGTGACTTCACCCTCGATATGCAGAACGAGGTGACAG CAGCGAAGGGTgtggcaccatcaacaccagcagaCTTTACTCCAACACTGCGAGACAATGTATGCTACATTGTGGCAGCTGTACTAGTGAATGACCAGGGCCATGTCCTCATGATGCAGGAGGCTAAGAG CTCATGTGCTGGGAAGTGGTACCTCCCTGCTGGACGAATGGAGGCTGGAGAGACTATCGTG GAAGCAGCCAAAAGGGAAGTCCTCGAGGAAACAGGTTTGGAGACAGACATCACCACCCTGTTAATGGTTGAGTCTGCCTCTGGATCATGGTTCAGATTTGTTGTCACTGGCAATGTGTTAG GTGGAACACTCAAGACCCCTGCATGTGCTGACAAGGAGTCATTGCAGGCCAAATGGGTAGAAGATCTAGGAGAACTCAGTTTGCGAGGCAATGACATCTACCCATTGATTCAGCGTGCCAAACAGTATTGTGCACGGCAAGAAGAGCCATGGCATCCTGTATTACTGCCTATTAACAAACCTCATACAAGGTTGCTGCTCAGATTGGTCATTGCTATTCGAAAGAGAGTTAA CAACAGACTGTGTGTCTTGACCAGTGACAAAACCGCAACTCACCTCCCGGTAACTGAGGTTAACCCTGTGAGGTCCCTGCACTCAACTCTAAGGAAGTACATGACG GAAATTTTTGGCTCAGATCTACCACCTCATAGACCTCAAGGTGTTCTGAATGTAGAGCTAAAGACTAGTTCACCAAGTGGTAACCACGATGGAATGTGCCTAACACTGCTTGTTCCTATTCGTAAAGCACTTGAGGATGTACCTCTTATTGACAAATACTCCTGGATTGAACTGCCCAAACCTATTGGAGAAGATCTGCTGAATCGGATGGGCAAAAATATGACCGTGCCTTTGAACGTCATACG
- the LOC123767535 gene encoding 8-oxo-dGDP phosphatase NUDT18 isoform X3 yields MDSVEGNIKLLLQGKDVEESQEFCDFTLDMQNEVTAAKGVAPSTPADFTPTLRDNVCYIVAAVLVNDQGHVLMMQEAKSSCAGKWYLPAGRMEAGETIVEAAKREVLEETGLETDITTLLMVESASGSWFRFVVTGNVLGGTLKTPACADKESLQAKWVEDLGELSLRGNDIYPLIQRAKQYCARQEEPWHPVLLPINKPHTRLLLRLVIAIRKRVNNRLCVLTSDKTATHLPVTEVNPVRSLHSTLRKYMTEIFGSDLPPHRPQGVLNVELKTSSPSGNHDGMCLTLLVPIRKALEDVPLIDKYSWIELPKPIGEDLLNRMGKNMTVPLNVIRVSTLIN; encoded by the exons ATGGATTCCGTCGAGGGGAACATAAAGTTGCTTCTGCAGGGGAAAGATGTGGAGGAGTCTCAGGAGTTCTGTGACTTCACCCTCGATATGCAGAACGAGGTGACAG CAGCGAAGGGTgtggcaccatcaacaccagcagaCTTTACTCCAACACTGCGAGACAATGTATGCTACATTGTGGCAGCTGTACTAGTGAATGACCAGGGCCATGTCCTCATGATGCAGGAGGCTAAGAG CTCATGTGCTGGGAAGTGGTACCTCCCTGCTGGACGAATGGAGGCTGGAGAGACTATCGTG GAAGCAGCCAAAAGGGAAGTCCTCGAGGAAACAGGTTTGGAGACAGACATCACCACCCTGTTAATGGTTGAGTCTGCCTCTGGATCATGGTTCAGATTTGTTGTCACTGGCAATGTGTTAG GTGGAACACTCAAGACCCCTGCATGTGCTGACAAGGAGTCATTGCAGGCCAAATGGGTAGAAGATCTAGGAGAACTCAGTTTGCGAGGCAATGACATCTACCCATTGATTCAGCGTGCCAAACAGTATTGTGCACGGCAAGAAGAGCCATGGCATCCTGTATTACTGCCTATTAACAAACCTCATACAAGGTTGCTGCTCAGATTGGTCATTGCTATTCGAAAGAGAGTTAA CAACAGACTGTGTGTCTTGACCAGTGACAAAACCGCAACTCACCTCCCGGTAACTGAGGTTAACCCTGTGAGGTCCCTGCACTCAACTCTAAGGAAGTACATGACG GAAATTTTTGGCTCAGATCTACCACCTCATAGACCTCAAGGTGTTCTGAATGTAGAGCTAAAGACTAGTTCACCAAGTGGTAACCACGATGGAATGTGCCTAACACTGCTTGTTCCTATTCGTAAAGCACTTGAGGATGTACCTCTTATTGACAAATACTCCTGGATTGAACTGCCCAAACCTATTGGAGAAGATCTGCTGAATCGGATGGGCAAAAATATGACCGTGCCTTTGAACGTCATACG